A stretch of DNA from Amphiprion ocellaris isolate individual 3 ecotype Okinawa chromosome 18, ASM2253959v1, whole genome shotgun sequence:
gacattgttaatgtggtaaatgactattctagctggaaacagctgatttataatggaatatctacataggggtacagaggaacatttccagcaaccatcactcttgtgttctaatgctacattgtgttagctaatggtgatgattagaaaacccttgtgcagttatgttagcacatgaataaaagtgggagtattcatggaaaacaggaaattatcTGGGTAACCCCAAACTAATAggatagatcgatagatcgatagatagatagatctgaCCTTCCCGTTGAGAGCATTCATGGCGTTGATGGCGTCCTCCCTCTGAGTGAAATGGACGAAGGCATAGTCTCTGATCTTCTTCACTCGTTCTACTGCACCTGGAACATACAGTTCAAACCTTCACGTCCTTCATGTCCTTCATCAGGTCCTAGTCCCAGTctgggtgctgctgctgccttcagggACAGTTGGACATCAGCGCTGCCGATGTTTCAGTACCTGGTTTGAGGCTGTTGAACTCCTTCTCGATGCTCTCCTCGGTGGTCTGCAGCATCAGGTTCCTCACGTACAGGATCTTCACCGTTGCCATGGTGTCCTCATCTACCTCCACCTCAGGCTCCGCCCAGTCCACAGCGATGGCATGACCCCACAGCTGGATACGACCTGAGAGACACAACAGGTGACTAGATATGACCCGAGAGACACGACAGGTGACTAGATATGACCTGAGAGAGGACAGGTGACTAGATACGACCTGAAAGACACGATAGGTGACTAGATACGACCCGAAAGACACGACAGGTGATGAGATACGACCTGAGAGACACAACAGGTGACTAGATACGACCTGAGAGACACAACAGGTGACTAGATACGACCTGAGAGACACAACAGGTGACTAGATTCAACCTGAAAGAGGACAGGTGACTAGATACGACCTGAGAGACACGACAGGTGACTAGATTCAACCTGAGAGGACAGGTGACTATATAAGGATCAGATTGTGTATTGATTAATGATTTCTGATCGGTAAATCTCAGGTCTGAAGGTCTTTATGGTTGCGTCTGATAACTGTGATCACATCATCTAGAGATTATCTTATCAGAGCTGTCCTCCTATTGGACGCTGAGCCAGTGACGGGgactgtgattggctgataaCCGGTCTTACAGTTTCTGAGGagactttgacattttttattgtctgtttggTACTTTGGCTGCACATGTTCAGAACATCTCAACTCCATGTTCAGGGTTCAGAGTTCTGGTCTGACGATTGAAGGAATCAAAGATATGAGAGTCAACCAACAAAAGAATTCATTTTATGGATCTTCCTCCATCAgagtttgtcagtgtttttcatCAGAAAGGTTGATCTTAAACACACCAGCAGGGAGATTCTACCTAAACTCCAACAACATCTTGACTGAACATCTGGTTTTGTTTGGGTCTACCTGGAAGCAGCTTCAATGAACATCTGGTTTTGTTTGGGTCTACCTGGAAGCAGCTTCACTGAACATCTGGTTTTGTTCAGGTCTACCTGGCAGCAGGTTGATGGAACATCTGGTTTTTTTTTGGGCCTACCTGGCAGCAGTTTGCGTCGAGCCATGGCGGCCGCTCGGTGACTCTCGTACTCAACGAATGCGAAGCCTCGGTTCTTGGATTTGTCGGCAGCGCTGGGATACACGATGACGTCCACAACTCCATCTGTGACCTTCCTCATCTCCGTCAGAATCTCCTCACGCTTCTTGGTTTTGGGAATCCCGCCCACAAACAGACGGCAGTTATCAACGCTGGCGCAGACGCCGAGGAGGCGGCCGTTCCTGCAAGACAGGAGAACATAAAGTTCTCATCAGATTAAAGGTAGATTTTTAAGGAAAATGATTGATGAACCGGTTAATCAGTAATATGCTCAGATTACCAGTAGAACATGTCAGTCcttcagtgaaacactgaaactTTTCTAACATCCTGATGTAGGAGCAGAGTGAACCGCACCTGATCTCATAGTTGTTGAGCTGCTTCATGGCTGCCTTGGCTTCCAGTTTGGTGCTGAAGGTGACGAAGGCGTAACCTCTGTTGTTCCCGTTGAAGtccatcatcatcctcacctCGTAGATCTTTCCAAACTGCAGCAAGGAAGAAACAAAAGACGTCAGAACATTCAGTAAAACAGGACAATGTCTTACCAGAAGCTTCCCTCACCTTCTCGCACAGAGGAACCAGCTCATCTTCAAACAGATCTCTCGGTAGTTTCCCCACAAAGATCTCACTGCCCCTCTCCGGTGGGGGTCCGTCCCAGCTGGGCGGTGGTCCTCCATAGCGCCGCTGTCCGTTCTcctgaaacacaacaagaacaaactttattcttctgGACGTGTTGATTCTCCAGAGATGAGgagtttctgttttcagagtTTCCGACCTGCCGCAGTTGGTATCCGGTTCGTTGCATCAGCGCCCGAAGCGCCGCCTCCTTCTGCGTCCCGGCCAGTCCGTCCCCGCCTGCTTTCTGATTGGATTCCATTGGGTGTGATTGACAGCAAAATGTAAATCAGGGAAATTAAAGGTGCtcactggaaacagcagaacacAATGACAGACGTGTTACTTTTGTTGTTCTACACCTGAAGCAGCATTTAGTGTTTAAACTTCATAGACCGGAAGATCATCCTGAACCATCCTGATCACCAGGTCCTCAACAAACACCCTTTATAACATGTTCTAATCAACATGGAAGTATGAATCATATCCAGTCAAGTTAATTTATGCAGCACGTTgagaaaactgaaatattctCTAAATGTTAGAAGACAGACAGCAACAAACACgtgcaaaaacacagacagaacacAGTAAAAACCGATAAATTcaactgtaaaagaaaataaaactaatataaaacagtaaaacagtcagTCAAAATGGGAATAAACTCTTTTTAGGTCAGTTACTTCATGAATAATTGAAAAATCCTAAAGCATTAAGATCACTAAGAGCATCCAAAAGCGTCAACGGAGTGGAACATTACACATAATTCagctcatttcagttttatttaaacaacatCAATTCACAACCGCTGCAGACTGTACGAATTTAAAGCAAGAACAGAAAACCAACCATCCAAAGCTCTCTGGATTCCAGGAGTTTCCCAGAAGCTGTGGTTTGAATCTCATCATAACCCCGATAAAGTGTTCTAGATcagaaccctaaccctaaccctgatcAAGTCTTTAGACATCGCCTACCTAAAATTCTACAGTACAGTTCTTCCTTTATCAAAATCCTTTTCTAAAACCATCATCATTTGGTAAAAATATCCCGACTTTCTAAAAAGATTTGATCTTTCCTTAAAAATATCCTCACATCTAAAAAAGTCTCCATGTTTGATTTCCTGAAGATCTGCAGAACAAAAAGAGCTGCAAAAGACCATCCATCAtctttccatccatccttcatctgtccatccatccatccatccatccatccatccatccatcatctgtccatccgtccatccatccatccatccatccatccatccatccatccatccatccatgcatccatcggtccatccatcatccatccatccatccatccatcatccgtccatccatccatccatccattcatccatccatcatcatccatcatccatccatctccatccatccatcatcatccatccatccatatccatccatctccatcatccatccatccattcatccatccatccttcatcgtccatccatccatccgtccatccatcatccatccatccatccttcatccatccttcatccatccatcatcatccatccatccttcatccatccttcatccatccatcatccatccattcatccatccatccatccatcatatgtccatccgtccatccatccatcatccattcatccatgcatccatcggtccatccatcatccatccatcatccatccatccatccatccatcatccatcatccatccatcatctatccatccatccatcagttcatcatccatccatccttcatcCGTCcatgatccatccatccttcatctgtccatcatccatctatccttcatccgtccatccatccatccatccatccatccatagagTTCAGGGTCTCCTTGGGTGCTTTGAGCAGCTCAGATGATTTATGAATCCAGAGGAACTTTATTCTGCTTCTTCTCAGAACCAGCTGGTCCAACGTTCACTTCATCTTGTTCATCAGCACTCttcaaatattattattattattgttgttgttgttgttatcaatcagcagcagctcacagaTGAACACATTCAGgtcgttttgtgtttggttGTTGATGTGAAATCATCTGAAAGGTTAAACCCAGAGTGGAGTCCAGAAGCTGCTAAAACCAGCTGAGAGATGAAAGCATGAGGAGCAGCTGGTGTCCACAGCGAGTGTTTTCCTGGTGGGAGATATGAGTGTTTTCCTGGTGGGAGATACGAGTGTTTTCCTGGTGGGAGATACGAGTGTTTTCCTGGTGGGAGATATGAGTGTTTTCCTGGTGGGAGATACGAGTGTTTTCCTGGTGGGAGATACGAGTGTTTTCCTGGTGGGAGATATGAGTGTTTTCCTGGTGTCCACAGCGAGTGTTTTCCTGGTGGGAGATACGAGTGTTTttgcagagagcagcagaggtgaAGGTCTGTTCTCTAATCATTGACAGACTGTGAACACAAACCCTCTGATCAGCCTCACCCTTTATCACACTCTGAACGCTTCTTCTCTTCAGGTCTGCATCCAAACCATCTGAACTCACACAGTCTCTGGATGCTGAATGTGAATTAAACCAACTCTGGATAAACTGTAGTTTACAGACGCTCCTGAATGCCTCACAGCCATCAGTAGTTTttatctaaagtcctgcagctgaaACCAGAAGCACAAACGTCTCCTGAAGATGAAACTGAAAGTTCTGCAGATGGTTGGATCTTACAGTCTggtagtttttattatttagtttccACTTAGCCCCGCCCATGACGACTGTGATTGGTTCAATGAAATACGAACCGGCCAATAAGGTTTTCTCCCCAGAAGAACAGATTTAGTTAGTTTAAATGAATATAGATGTTTGGCAGATAGATAATAATTCTgtggtattttacagattttgttttcttagattcctttaatgatccaattaaacaCAGAAACGTGTTCATGTTGACTAAAAACAAGACGAcgctgtaaataatgttcacatcacAAATCTGTATTTCTACTAGTACTGATGAGTTTTTTTTGGGTCTTtggagtttttgtttgtttgttttccagtgtgCTTTGTATTTATTCCTTTTATTGAGGAGATTTGATATAAATCAGTTTGTTGCTGGAATTAAAACAAGTTTCTCTGTTTGACAGAAAGAACTGAAGGATTCACTCATCTGACTGTGGataaacaataacaacacaataacaacaatgatatcacaacaacaacacaataacacaaacaacaacagtaacaacaaaaacaacaacagcacaacagcaacagtaataacacaaataacaacaacaataacacaaacaacaataacaataacacaatagcaacaataacacaaacaaaacaacagcacaaaaacaacaaaacagcaacaatacaacacaaacaacaacaacataaacaccaacagcacaaacaacaataacaatacaacaacacaaaacaacaacaacagcaacaacaaaacaacacaacaatagcAACAAAAGAGcaacaatacaacaacaacacaaacaaaaacaaaacaacaacacaaacaacagcaacaacacaacaacacaaacaacacagacagcacaaacaacaacacaaacaaaacacagaatctAATGAATGTAACTATCAGTTTGTAGAGAAGTGAGACTGTTGACATCAGAGAAACTctgagatgaaataaaatattaactttaagtttttagatatttattctggataaaatgtaaacaattcaGGGAAAAACTCGAGTCAGAAACACGAgacaataaatgaatttaaaaaacgTTTTAACTCGTTAAACACTTTAGGAGAGTTTTCTTCTATAGAGATATTTTTAAGAAGACCCCATTTATcagccacaaactgtaaaaacagaaaacagctccAGATGTTTAACTTTCCGACGGTCCCTGAACGCATCGTGACGTGCtgtcaggaaaaaaatcatcaaatctgAGGCTAAAATCATGAAGTTAAATCAGAACTGCCTTAAAAAGTCTCCAAAAATGAATCATCGGTCAATCTGGAGCTTCAGAGGAGTTCAGTCTGTTGATGAATCTACTGCTGGCTGCTGTTTAAATAATcgattattttctgtatttaattgATCAGCTGTTTGATCTAAAGTGTCTTtagtggtgaaaaatgtggatcagagtttcctcaaacatctaaaGGTCTTCGGTTTACtgtcagagaggaaagaaaccagaaaatattcacatttaggagctgaaaatatttcagctcctaaatgtggatattttctggtttcagtAAATATTCACCCTTAAGGAGCTGAAATCCGAGAATTCAGACtcattttgtttaaaactgttcaaactaATGAGTCAAATATCAGAATAATTGAAGATTAATGATCAATAGCTACAGACTGAAGCTTCTTTCTGTCTCCAGAACGattaaaatgatctaaatgtgagCAGATCGAAGGTTTTCTGTTTGAGGAGTCGataaagttttgtttctgtcgggatgtttcaaggtggaaataaCAGCAGCTGGAACCTGCAGCCAGAtcgaccaatcagagcccagaACAGAGAGGGGCGTCaaccagcagccaatcagacgcAGCTATACTTTAATATATATTATGTAACTTTAATACCATCAGGAAAAGGATGTTAGTAAGTTAATATTCATAAACTATTAGACAGGAAGTGAATTCAGATCCTTCATGTGTTAAATCaggagtgtccaacatgcggcccgcgggccaaaaccggccctccagagggtccaatccggccttcaaagtgtaaaaattccagagaagacattaattgcagattgtaaattaataaaactataaatttaaaataatttctagaccatgacaagttgttttgatcatgaagtaaaatactagattgctcattgttctgttgttgttttgtgtctcgtttttgtaatattttgtcttgtttatttttttgtctgacttttgtcattttttctctttttttgtcattttccatctcatttttggagtattttgtctttttttggttgtttttttgcctcgtttttgctattttgtaaatttttactCTCATTtcttgtagttttatgtctcatttttgtaatattttgttttgattttgttggttttttcgtctttctttgtagacactgtgagctggaagttgtaatgtggaaatgataaactgaggcttgctctggggttcagctTGACTGTaactggtgctatataaataaaactgaattgaattgaattgaattgatatTTAACCACAAATTTGAGTTAAAATTAAGACAATGatgtaaaattatttattataaaatattcAATCAACACCAAACTAACAGAATGCTGCactttgtattattattattattattattattattattattattattattattattattattattattattattattattattattattattgtgtatttttaacaatttttgcagaagtttttatgtaattttttttattggtccAAATGCAGCTGAATTTGTTCGTTAATTTTCATATTTAGGGTTAATTATtggtttaaaatataaaaatatattttaatggtttactttggtttcattttgatgttttttttaataataatgttttcttggtgtttttttaattattgaactttaattataataaaaatagtaatttattcAACAGAGTTAAAATGAATTACAAAAACTCTCGTTCATTTCTGACTGAACGGTTTGAATAATTCCTGTTTTCCTGCAGTCgagtttcatttttcagctgtttcaggctgaatttcattcattttaagccaaatttcagacattttaagctatatttccAGGTGTTTTAATCCATACTCCAGGTGTTTCTAGCTATATTCCACATATTTTAGACTATAATGCAGATGTTTTCAGCTATATTCCAGGTGTTTTAAGATATATTTCCAGGtgttttaatctatttttcaGGTGTTTCAAGTtatattccagatgtttttaGCTATATTCCAGGTATTTTAGGCTATAATCCAGGTATTTTAGGCTATATTCCAGGTGTTTAAAGATGATTTCCAGGTGTTTTAAGCTACATTCCATATGTTTTAAGCTATATTCCAGGTGTTTTAAGCTACATTCCATATGTTTTAAGCTATATTCCAGGTGTTTTTAGCTatattccagatgttttagctatATTCCAGGTATTTTAGGCTATATTCCAGGTGTTTTTAGGTATATTCCAGGTGTTTTTAGCTatattccagatgttttagctatATTCCAGGTATTTTTAGCTACATTCCAGGTGTTTTAAGCTACATTCCAGGTGTTTTTAGCCATATTCCAGGTGTCTTAAGCTATATTCCAGATATTTTAATCTATATTTTAGGTGTTTTCATCTATATTCCAGATGTTTTAAGCGATATTCCAAAGGTTTTAAGCTATATTCCAGATGTTTCCAGCTATAATCCAGGTGTTTTTAGCCATACTCCAGTTATTTTAGCTATAATCCAGGTGTTTTAAACTATATTACGGGTATTTTAAGCTACATTCCAGATTCTTTTAGCTATATTCCAGGTGTTTTTAGCCATATTCCAGGTGTTTTTAGCTATATTCCAGGCATTTCTGTCCGTCCAGACTGACACGTTCTCACTCTTCGGTCTGTTTGTTCAGTTTGCTGCTTTCAGCTCTGAAGCAccaacagagaagaagaaaaagaggaagacgCTTCCTTCACGTCCTCTCTGAGTTCAGAACGTTAAATTTAAAGCTCGGTttggaggaaaaagagaaaaactcacCTGAGCAATTTCAGGATCACCTCCGTCCGATCAGAGCCGAGTCATTGTGTTCACGTGtcatcaggtgtgtgtgtgatcatcATATCAAACTCCAAAGGTTCACTGTCCAGTTAATGATTAACGCCGCTATCTGTGGAcatacagcaaacacacacacacacacagtaacacacacagcaaaTACACACCAAGAGAGTGTTACTGTGTGTCCTTTGACCGACTCTATCTGCTCACCAACTAACACAAGCACACATCTTCTATTTTTGTGAGGCTGACATGGTGTCTCCCCTACCCCTAAACCTGAATCTAAACCTGAATCTAAACCTGGATCTTAACCTGGATCTAAACCTGAATCTAAACCTGAATCTAAACCTGGATCTTAACTTGGATCTAAACCCGAATCTAAACCTGAATCTAAACCTGGATCTAAACCTGaacactgtattaatttccattgttacgctgatgacactcagttgtatttatctatgaagccagatgaaactaatcagctaggcAGACTGCAAGactgtcttaaggacataaagacctggatgacctgtattttcctactactaaattcagacaaggctgaagtcattgtatttggccccaaacatcttagaaactcgctttcaaagcatatagttactctggatggcattacattggcctccagtactactgtgaggaacctcagcgttatttttgaccaggacatgtcctttaactcacacataaaacaaatctgtaggaattcattggcttcctgtaaaatctagaatagaattcaaaatccttcttctgacatataaagctcttaacaaccaatctccattatatcttaaagacctgatagtaccatattatcctagcagaactcttcgctctcagactgcaggctgaatgggaggcagaacattcagttatcaggcgcctctcctgtgaaACCaactcccagtttgggtttggaaggtggacaccctctctatttttaagaccaggcttacaaccttcttttttgacaaatcttatagttagggctgactgggggaccctgagagGGTCAAttggtgtcttcatttgcacaaattacttcctcttggacgtcccttagttctgcccctagttctgctgctataggcctcggctgctgggggacctctttgggtgcactgagcccttctctaactacctttatatttaatatatataccattattgcattgcattcactctgtttctccttgTGTTCTTTCTCtcagtgtccctggtcccagagctggatgcttcagatctgtggttgttctcccatcaactggcctagtctccatcatgtccactgtgggatgttgctgctgaccttcctccagttcactgcttccagcttcccatttccaccagtctactctgcatcaccctcactatacctgatatgctcatctacatactgtttgaattttactaccagctatacaTGTAggatatttaatgccagagccgtacaacATAACAGTAAATTCCCCCTTTACCTCTACCCTTCTACctctcttctgtccctctcaaccctccttccagcagcagatgggtccccccacatcaagagccgggttctgctccaggtttcttcctgttaaaagggtgtttttcttgccactgtctccttagggctgctctggagGTTCATCTGGGTTCTGGAAAGCGTtgtgagacaatttgacctgtaattgacactatataaataaaattgaattgaactgaacatAAACCCGAATTGTTTCTTTCCTGCTGAAGCTGTTTCCCACCAGATGTtgaacagctgcagcaggttgTAATGACGCTGATCaaacagcagatggagccaAAACATTTCAGATTCAAACGGGAAACTCTGAAAACTTCAGATCAATAAATCCTCCAGTCGAAGCTGCAGGAGGTCAGAAGGAAACATCtgctgaaggaggagaagaaggaagatCTCATTTAACTCCAACAACTCT
This window harbors:
- the a1cf gene encoding APOBEC1 complementation factor isoform X3; translated protein: MESNQKAGGDGLAGTQKEAALRALMQRTGYQLRQENGQRRYGGPPPSWDGPPPERGSEIFVGKLPRDLFEDELVPLCEKFGKIYEVRMMMDFNGNNRGYAFVTFSTKLEAKAAMKQLNNYEIRNGRLLGVCASVDNCRLFVGGIPKTKKREEILTEMRKVTDGVVDVIVYPSAADKSKNRGFAFVEYESHRAAAMARRKLLPGRIQLWGHAIAVDWAEPEVEVDEDTMATVKILYVRNLMLQTTEESIEKEFNSLKPGAVERVKKIRDYAFVHFTQREDAINAMNALNGKVLDGSPIEVTLAKPVDKDSYVRYTRGTGGRGSSLLQTDYTAYTLGQVYDPSAAYLGAPVFYAPQAYATIPGQFRFPAAKAHVGGRGLVRTPSVREIYMTVPVGAAGVRGLGGRGYLAYAAGGGAVGRGGGASYGLKVDKQPEEKLYDLLPGMELTPMNPAAMSMKATAIKPATQVLEELCQKNNWGLPVYQLHSAISPDQRQLFLYKITIPALATQYPNVHPFTPTKLCVAVEEAKVHAAEHTLQTLGLQTEGAADAAAAAVASVAFPGM